A genomic window from Nerophis lumbriciformis linkage group LG30, RoL_Nlum_v2.1, whole genome shotgun sequence includes:
- the LOC140676718 gene encoding 3-hydroxybutyryl-CoA dehydrogenase-like: MRGKCRESYFPETFGPIGDGMKIKKVGVLGCGLMGSGIAEVCARAGLETLVREVSEDLLDRGMNRIRSSIDRAVTKGKLEAHDGEATLGRLTGVVDLEALEDCDLVIEAIVENVEEKRKTFVSLDRIVQDKAIFASNTSSLTITQLAVATARPENFVGLHFFNPVPVMKLVEVVRTLLSSDQTVQDATQFVEELGKAPVVCGDKSGFIVNRLLVPYLLDAIRAYEEGLGTVEAMDNAMKLGCGYPMGPFRLLDFVGLDTTYFIANIMFEEYREKRFAPPPLLKQMVTAGRLGKKSGQGFYTYEKK, translated from the coding sequence ATGCGGGGAAAGTGCCGAGAGAGCTACTTTCCCGAAACTTTTGGTCCCATAGGAGATGGCATGAAGATCAAAAAGGTAGGGGTGCTCGGTTGCGGCCTCATGGGGTCTGGTATCGCGGAAGTTTGTGCTCGCGCTGGACTCGAGACTTTGGTCCGGGAGGTTAGCGAAGATCTGCTGGATCGCGGTATGAACCGCATTCGAAGCTCTATCGATCGGGCCGTGACCAAGGGGAAGCTGGAAGCTCATGATGGGGAAGCTACCCTTGGCCGTCTCACCGGCGTGGTCGACTTGGAGGCTCTCGAAGACTGCGACTTGGTCATCGAGGCCATTGTGGAGAATGTCGAAGAAAAGAGAAAGACCTTCGTGTCTCTGGATCGCATCGTTCAGGACAAGGCCATCTTTGCCAGTAACACGTCTTCGCTGACCATTACTCAACTAGCTGTAGCAACGGCGCGACCGGAGAACTTCGTCGGCCTTCACTTCTTCAACCCAGTGCCCGTTATGAAGCTAGTGGAGGTCGTCCGCACCTTGCTCAGTTCCGATCAAACGGTTCAAGACGCGACTCAATTCGTCGAGGAGTTAGGGAAAGCTCCCGTCGTCTGCGGCGACAAATCAGGCTTCATTGTCAACCGCCTCTTGGTCCCGTACCTCCTCGACGCCATCCGCGCCTATGAAGAGGGCTTGGGGACTGTCGAAGCTATGGACAATGCTATGAAATTGGGTTGTGGTTATCCCATGGGGCCCTTCAGATTGCTCGATTTCGTGGGGCTGGATACCACCTATTTCATCGCGAACATCATGTTCGAGGAATATCGCGAGAAGCGCTTTGCGCCGCCTCCATTGCTCAAACAGATGGTGACCGCAGGCCGGTTGGGTAAGAAGAGCGGCCAGGGTTTTTATACCTACGAGAAGAAATAG